A segment of the Fusobacterium ulcerans genome:
TAATCTCCAACTCAAATCCAAAATTTTCTATTTCAACATAAGTATTGCATCCTTTTTCCCAATTAGCTTTATCATAAAATCCTAATTTATCCATAAGATTTTTAAATGTACTTTCAGAAATTTTTATCCCAGATGAAGCTATTACTTTTTCAACTATTGCTAAATACTCTTTTTTTAATTTTTCAGAATTTTCTATCTGAGCTCCAACTATAGATAAATTTGTAAGTTTATTACTTTTCTTATTCCAAGAATTGAATATGCCAATATTTTCAGTTAAATATAAATTTTGATTAAAATAAGTTCCCTTATCTTCTTTTTCTACATATATAATTTTTTCACTGCTAAAATATTTAGATATATTTTTTCCCCATTGTTTTCTTGTAAGTTTAAATTTAGGTTTATTATAATATAAATTTTCTAATTTTTTTGAAAGATTACTTCCTTCTTTTATCTCATTATTTAAAATTATATTTTCCATTTCTTTGTTTTCATTTTCAGTTAAAGCACTATTTGCTGAATAAAAACTTATTTCTTTTATTTTATCATTTTCAGAGGTAAGATATAGAGTTCCAAGTGTTTGATGACTATTATTTAATAAAATATATGAATTCATACTATCTTTACTAAAATAAGGTTCTCCATTCTTATTTATAAAACCTTTTATACTACTACCAATTTCAATTGGAATTATATTCTTATATTCTATAAAGCCTAACCTTCCTATAAAATCTGGTTTAATAGTCATAATTTCATATTCTAATTGATATTTAAAATCCATTACTTCTATTTCTTTATCACCAACTTTTCTTATATCATAAATAGCAATTCCACTTTTATCTAATGTACTAGAAGTAAGACTTGAAGATATTGGAAGTACAAATATAGCAAAATGATTTTCCTTATTAGGATATATTTCCATCAAATCTTTAAATACAGCTTTTAACTCTTCAATTGTTGGAATTCTTTTAATTTCAGATTCAGAATTTATATCTACCAAATTCACTTTAACAATATTTTGTACTTTTGGTCCATTATCATAAATATTCTTATACAAATATGGTATTAACTTAACAGGTTCTTCTTTCTTCTCTTTACTCCCTCCACATCCTAAAATACTAAATAATAAAAATAATAAAATTGCTAATTTTTTCATAAAATCCTCCCAGATTATTTTTATTTTCTCTTTAATAAAGAGATTTTAATTTTTTTTGCATTTATTTTGCTATTGATAAAGTTCCTTTGTATAATCCAACTATTGTGAAGTCATCTGAAGCTTTTATTTCAATGTCATCATAATAACTATTGTCACTTCTCAATACCATTTCTCCTTCCTTCTCACAAAGTCTTTTTAAATAGGCACACCCATTCAACATAAATGCACCTATCTTTCCAAAAGGAATATCATCACACTTTTTAATAAAGACTATAGCTCCATCTAAAATAGTATCTTCCATACTATCTCCTTTTACAACCACTCCAAATACATCTCCAGTAAAAACATCATTAAAATTTACAACAGATATATAATTTTCAATTTCATTTTCATAAGAACCATAGCCTGCACTTATACTTTTGTAAATTGGAATATCTTTAAATTTACAATCAGTTGCTATATTTGATTTTATTTCTCTTCCCATGTTTATTATTTGTTCCCCTTTATTCTTCTCTTATGAATGATCCAATGTATTTCCCAACTACAATGAAATCATCACCAGCTTTTATTTCTATATCTCTATATTCCCTATTATCACTTCTTAAAAATACCCCATGTTCATCTTCAAAATATCTCTTCAAATAAGCATTATTATTAACTATAAAAGCTCCAATCTTTTTATTTTGAATCTCTGCATCTTTCTTTATAAATACAATAGATTTATCTTCTATAGTATTTTCCATAGAGTCACCATGTACCTGAACAGCAAAAATATCTCCTGTAAATGTTCCTTGGTAATTTGGAAGTGAAATATAATCTAAAATATCACTTTCAGCAGCTCCATACCCTGCACTGATATTTTCATAAACAGGAACTCTCTTAAAATTAAATGCTATCTCTGCATTAGGAACTATTTTTTCGTCTTCATCTAAATATCCAACTATTTTATAAAATTCTTTATAATCTACATTTAAAGCTTTTGCTAATTTTTTTAAGTGGAATGGATTTACTTTTTTAGCTTTACCATTAATTATTTCATTCAAACTTCTAACATTAACTCCACTTTTCATAGCTAACTGATTAAATCCATAATTTTTTTTATTTCTTAATTCTTCAATATAATCTCCAAGTTTTTTTCTTAATTCTTCTTTTATTTCAACACTAACATTTTCAGTCATAATTCCCCCCTTTCAAAACTATTTTACCCTTTATATTTCCATATGTAAAACAACTTTTAATTTTTCTATTTACATATTGAATTTTTTATGTTATATTTACATTATGAAATATTTACAAAACGAAATAAAATTATAAATTGAAATAGGAGGTTATTTTATGGAAAATTTAACACTAACACAAATTATAAAAATTGAGTGTATAAAACAAAACAAGAAAGTAGAAGATTTATGTACTCAAATAGGTTTATCAAGACAACTTATGTGGCATCATGTGAGAAGAAAAAATAATGAAATAATAAACAAAATAGAAACAGCTTTATCTCTACCAAAAGGAACTTTATTAAATTTATCATGAATATTTACCTTTGTATTTTTAAAATGGAGGGCTAATGAAAGTTTATTATTTTATTTATGAAAATGGTTCATATACTAAAAAATTTATTTCTTCTGATAAAGAAAAACTAGAAGAAAGAAGGATGCAATTATCTAAAATATATGAACCTACAAAAAATGTGAGTAAGCTTATAGAACTAGATATTTCTAAAATCAATATTATTTAGCTAGGAGGACAAATGATAAATACTCAGATAAAAGAATTGATCAATCCAAAAGAAGATAAACGACTTGTCAAAATCATAGTCAAAGGATTTTTAAAATTAATCTATCTAAAAATTATTAAAAGAGAAGATATAACTAAAGAAGCTGTTGATGAAATGATAGATTATTTCAAAAATGATACTAATTACAAATATAAACAATATATAAAATAAGGAGATTAATTTATGAAAAATTGTAGTGGAATTTCTTCAGACTTAGAAAGAAGCATGAATCTTCAGAGCAGAATAATGACTTTTGAGGAATGTTTAAGAAATGCAAAAGTAATAGATGCTCTAGATGATAAGAGAAGAGTAAAAATGTTTAATCTTTTAGTTTGGAATGATGATATGCAAAGTAATTTTATTTCTAGATTAGATAGAATAATTCTTGAAGCAGAAATTGAAATACTTAAACAAGATATCAGAGAGCTGAGGAAAAACATGAAAACTTTTACTGAAAAATTTAAAAAAAGTATAAATGTAGTAAAAAATGATGAAATAAAATATGAAGAAATGGATGATAATTTAAGAGAATTTCTAATAA
Coding sequences within it:
- a CDS encoding S24 family peptidase, with protein sequence MGREIKSNIATDCKFKDIPIYKSISAGYGSYENEIENYISVVNFNDVFTGDVFGVVVKGDSMEDTILDGAIVFIKKCDDIPFGKIGAFMLNGCAYLKRLCEKEGEMVLRSDNSYYDDIEIKASDDFTIVGLYKGTLSIAK
- a CDS encoding LexA family protein translates to MTENVSVEIKEELRKKLGDYIEELRNKKNYGFNQLAMKSGVNVRSLNEIINGKAKKVNPFHLKKLAKALNVDYKEFYKIVGYLDEDEKIVPNAEIAFNFKRVPVYENISAGYGAAESDILDYISLPNYQGTFTGDIFAVQVHGDSMENTIEDKSIVFIKKDAEIQNKKIGAFIVNNNAYLKRYFEDEHGVFLRSDNREYRDIEIKAGDDFIVVGKYIGSFIREE